The stretch of DNA GGAGGAGGCCAAGGCCCAGGGGGAAAAGAAAAAGGCGGAGCAGGCGGCAATCAACAAGAAGACGGAGGAGTTCATCCGAAAGAACCCCGTCCCGGCGGAGGAGCCGGGAGCGTGCGTCCAGAAAGGGTTCGAGAGCTCGGCCGAGTGCGACGAGAAGGCGGGGAAACTGAATTTCGAGCCGGGGGAGTACGAATTGACCATCGAGAAGGCGAGCCGCGTCGGAACGACGTGCACGCCGGTCGAGGTGAAGAAGAAGACGTTGTGCCTCATTCTTGCGAACCCCGTTCCGCCCGATCTCCTCGACGGCCGCAAGGTCCGGGAAGTGCGGCGGGGGAAGGACCGGATCACCTGGAAGGACGATTCCGGACCCAGGCCGCTTGTGGGAGGGATCGTCTATCGGGGGAGCGCCTTCGAGGGGGTTGCGACCGAATCGGGCGGTGCCGGCAAGGGATCGGACTTCCTGCAGATCCGGAAGGTGACCGGCCGGCGGATCGGGGACGGCGATTGCGTCTCCGGGTCCGGCGACGGGCGCGACTACACGTCCCGGAAGCGGACCGAAGAGAGCGTCGGCGAACGGGCGAAGGACGCGATCAGGAATCCCGTGAAGGGGATCCGGAATCTGTTCGGGTTCTGATCCGGGCAAGGTTTTCCGGGCGGGAAGGGGGGCGATTCCCGCCCTCGTCCTGCTCCTCGGGATGCAGGCGGCCGTCCCGGGGGGCGCGGCGGGCGGCGCGCGGGATCCGTTCGGAAACGTCGCGGCGGCGTACCTCGTGAAGATCGACGGGCGGGAGGTGTGGGCCCGGAACCCCGGGAAGCGGCTCCCGCCCGGCAGCCTGGCGAAGATGATGACCGCCCTCCTTGCGGTCGAGCGGGCCCGCCTCGGCGAGATCGCCGTCGTCTCGGGGGCCGCGAGCCGTGAAACCGGCACCCGCCTGGGGCTTTCCGCGGGCGACCGGATGCCCGTGATCGATCTCCTCGCCGCAACGCTCATGGGATCGGCGAACGACGCATGCCGCGCGCTGGCGGACCACGTCGCGGGAAGCGAGCGGAATTTCGTGTCCCTGATGAACGACCGCGCCCGCGCGATGGGTCTTTCCGGAACCCGCTTCGCCAACGCGTGCGGCCACGACGATCCCGGCCTCCATTCCACGGCGCGGGACCTCGCGCGTCTCGCGGAGGCGACCCTGGGGAATCCCGTGCTGGCGCGGCTTGCCGGGTTGATCGACGGGGAGGTGTCGACGTCCGACGGTTCGCGGAAATTCGTCGTCTCGAACCGGAACCAGCTCGTCGGCCGCTATCGGGGAGCGAAGGGAGTCAAGACCGGCTACAC from Deltaproteobacteria bacterium encodes:
- a CDS encoding DUF3617 domain-containing protein, with protein sequence MIFPAGSQAADVDMREGEWETSVEMTMTGGPMSMPPMTSSFRQCITKEDLVPSSEKDKECRTTRLKVTGNKVAWHVICGNSEGDGEITYKGASYKGTVRMKTVEGGESVATLMKLSGRHLGPCAAGSREAASKEREKYKAMAEEAKAQGEKKKAEQAAINKKTEEFIRKNPVPAEEPGACVQKGFESSAECDEKAGKLNFEPGEYELTIEKASRVGTTCTPVEVKKKTLCLILANPVPPDLLDGRKVREVRRGKDRITWKDDSGPRPLVGGIVYRGSAFEGVATESGGAGKGSDFLQIRKVTGRRIGDGDCVSGSGDGRDYTSRKRTEESVGERAKDAIRNPVKGIRNLFGF
- a CDS encoding D-alanyl-D-alanine carboxypeptidase; amino-acid sequence: MQAAVPGGAAGGARDPFGNVAAAYLVKIDGREVWARNPGKRLPPGSLAKMMTALLAVERARLGEIAVVSGAASRETGTRLGLSAGDRMPVIDLLAATLMGSANDACRALADHVAGSERNFVSLMNDRARAMGLSGTRFANACGHDDPGLHSTARDLARLAEATLGNPVLARLAGLIDGEVSTSDGSRKFVVSNRNQLVGRYRGAKGVKTGYTSRAGRCLAAYAERDGRRVLLVLLDAPDRWWKAEEMLDAAFAEPPGAPAERAP